In Chryseobacterium shigense, the following proteins share a genomic window:
- a CDS encoding TlpA family protein disulfide reductase: MKKFITNTLVISGLILASQQLSAQKVVMNREVETQNDGKMLLGNQFKEQFLKAPYADWYVKEHDEYAVDQKAISELRKAKFSTYSLVVFMGTWCEDSHRDFPRLTKILEEVKYPDNKLTIIAVNRKKESPTGDEVRYNIQKVPTIIVEKYGKEIGRIIEMPTSGYIERDLVEILKKDDSSVLKEIFKK; encoded by the coding sequence AATTTATTACTAATACTCTTGTTATTTCAGGCCTTATTCTGGCTTCCCAGCAGCTAAGCGCCCAAAAAGTAGTGATGAACCGTGAAGTGGAAACTCAGAATGATGGTAAAATGCTTTTGGGAAATCAATTCAAAGAGCAGTTCCTGAAAGCTCCCTATGCAGACTGGTATGTGAAAGAACATGATGAATATGCTGTTGACCAGAAAGCGATCAGCGAATTAAGAAAGGCTAAATTCAGTACCTATTCACTGGTTGTGTTTATGGGAACATGGTGTGAAGACAGTCACAGAGACTTTCCAAGATTGACGAAAATCCTGGAGGAAGTAAAATATCCGGATAATAAACTGACTATTATTGCTGTTAACCGTAAAAAAGAATCCCCTACCGGAGATGAAGTACGTTATAATATCCAGAAAGTACCTACCATTATCGTAGAAAAATATGGCAAGGAAATCGGAAGAATTATTGAGATGCCTACCAGCGGTTATATTGAAAGGGATCTTGTTGAAATTCTGAAGAAGGATGACAGTTCCGTACTTAAAGAAATATTTAAAAAATAA